One part of the Glycine max cultivar Williams 82 chromosome 14, Glycine_max_v4.0, whole genome shotgun sequence genome encodes these proteins:
- the LOC100783388 gene encoding disease resistance protein RPV1 isoform X2 translates to MASTCSSSFSVTKKYDVFISFRGEDTRADFTSHLHAALRRNNIDTYIDYRIHKGDEIWVEIMKAIKESTLFLVIFSENYASSSWCLNELIQLMEYKKHEDVDVIPVFYKIDPSEVRKQSGSYHMAFAKHEKDRKVTEDKMQKWKNALYEAANLSGFLSDAYRTESNMIEDIIKVILQKLNHKYPNDFRGQFVSDENYASIESLLKIDSEEVRVIGIWGMGGIGKTTIAEVIFHKISSRYEGSSFLKNVAEESKRHGLNYICKELLSKLLREDLHIDTPKVIPSIITRRLKRKKVLIVLDDVNTSELLENLVGVGRDWLGAGSRVIVTTRDKHVIMGEVVDKIHEVKKMNFQNSLELFSLNAFGKTYPQKGYEELSKRAMGYAKGIPLALKVLGSLLRSRSENEWDSALSKLKKIPNPEIQAVFRLSYEGLDDDEKNIFLDITCFFKGQRRDRVTKILNDCNFSADIGIRSLLDKALITITSDSNCIDMHDLIREMGREVVREESMKNPGQRSRLWDPEEVIDILTNNGGTDTVEGIWLDMTQISYINLSSKAFRKMPNMRLLAFQSPKGEFERINSVYLPKGLEFLPKNLRYLGWNGYPLESLPSSFCPEKLVELSMPYSNLEKLWHGVQNLPNLERIDLHGSKHLMECPKLSHAPNLKYVSMRGCESLPYVDESICSLPKLEILNVSGCSSLKSLSSNTWPQSLRALFLVQSGYPKALRIFQN, encoded by the exons ATGGCTTCTACTTGTTCTTCCTCTTTTTCCGTTACCAAAAAATATGATGTTTTCATCAGCTTTAGAGGAGAGGATACTCGCGCTGACTTCACTAGCCATCTTCATGCTGCTCTGCGCAGAAACAACATCGATACATACATAGACTACAGGATCCACAAAGGAGACGAGATCTGGGTAGAAATCATGAAAGCAATCAAAGAGTCCACTCTCTTCTTGGTTATTTTCTCAGAGAACTATGCGTCTTCTAGTTGGTGCTTGAATGAACTCATCCAACTAATGGAATACAAGAAACATGAAGATGTTGATGTTATTCCGGTGTTCTACAAAATAGATCCATCTGAGGTACGCAAACAAAGTGGGAGTTATCACATGGCATTCGCAAAACACGAGAAGGATAGAAAGGTGACGGAGGACAAGATGCAAAAGTGGAAGAACGCTCTCTATGAAGCAGCCAATTTATCAGGCTTCCTTTCTGATGCGTACAG GACTGAATCTAACATGATTGAAGACATTATCAAAGTTATTTTGCAAAAACTAAATCATAAGTACCCAAATGACTTTAGAGGCCAGTTCGTATCTGATGAAAACTATGCAAGCATTGAATCATTACTGAAAATTGATTCAGAGGAAGTTCGAGTCATTGGAATTTGGGGCATGGGAGGTATTGGTAAAACAACTATTGCTGAggttatttttcataagatttCATCTCGGTATGAAGGCAGTAGCTTCTTAAAAAATGTGGCAGAGGAATCAAAAAGGCATGGCCTAAATTACATATGCAAAGAACTTCTTTCTAAGTTACTAAGGGAAGATCTTCATATTGACACTCCTAAGGTGATACCCTCTATCATTACAAGAAGACTCAAGCGTAAGAAAGTTCTTATCGTACTGGATGATGTGAATACCTCGGAACTTCTTGAAAATTTGGTTGGAGTGGGCCGTGACTGGCTTGGAGCTGGTAGCAGAGTCATTGTGACAACCAGAGATAAGCATGTAATTATGGGTGAAGTTGTTGACAAAATTCATGAAGTCAAGAAAATGAACTTTCAAAACTCCCTGGAACTTTTCAGCTTAAATGCCTTTGGCAAAACCTATCCTCAAAAGGGGTACGAGGAATTATCAAAAAGAGCAATGGGTTATGCCAAAGGAATCCCTTTAGCTTTGAAAGTTTTGGGATCATTGCTCCGTTCTAGAAGTGAAAATGAATGGGATAGTGCACTaagtaaattaaagaaaattcccaatccagaAATTCAGGCAGTGTTCAGATTGAGTTATGAAGGATTAGATGATGAtgagaaaaacatttttcttgacataacttgtttttttaaaggGCAAAGAAGAGACCgtgtaacaaaaatattaaatgactgCAATTTTTCTGCAGACATAGGGATAAGAAGTCTTTTAGACAAAGCTCTTATCACTATTACATCAGATAGTAATTGCATAGATATGCATGATCTGATACGAGAAATGGGTAGAGAAGTTGTTCGTGAAGAATCCATGAAAAACCCTGGGCAACGCAGTAGATTGTGGGATCCTGAGGAAGTCATTGATATATTGACAAATAATGGA ggAACTGATACAGTTGAAGGAATATGGTTAGATATGActcaaatttcatatataaatttaagctCCAAAGCATTCAGAAAGATGCCAAACATGAGATTACTTGCTTTCCAATCCCCCAAAGGAGAATTTGAGAGAATTAATTCAGTGTACCTTCCAAAGGGTCTTGAATTCTTACctaaaaatttaagatatttgGGGTGGAATGGATATCCATTAGAATCTCTACCATCAAGTTTTTGCCCTGAGAAGCTTGTTGAGCTTTCTATGCCATATAGCAATCTGGAAAAACTTTGGCATGGAGTACAG AATTTGCCAAATTTAGAGAGAATTGACCTTCATGGCTCCAAGCACCTTATGGAGTGTCCAAAGTTGTCTCATGCACCAAATCTTAAATATGTAAGTATGCGTGGTTGTGAAAGCTTGCCTTATGTTGATGAATCAATTTGCTCTCTCCCGAAGCTTGAAATTTTAAATGTGAGCGGGTGCTCATCGCTTAAGAGCCTTAGCAGCAACACTTGGCCACAATCTCTTCGAGCGTTGTTTTTAGTACAATCAG GTTACCCGAAAGCATTAAGGATCTTCCAAAACTAA
- the LOC100783388 gene encoding disease resistance protein RPV1 isoform X1, with product MASTCSSSFSVTKKYDVFISFRGEDTRADFTSHLHAALRRNNIDTYIDYRIHKGDEIWVEIMKAIKESTLFLVIFSENYASSSWCLNELIQLMEYKKHEDVDVIPVFYKIDPSEVRKQSGSYHMAFAKHEKDRKVTEDKMQKWKNALYEAANLSGFLSDAYRTESNMIEDIIKVILQKLNHKYPNDFRGQFVSDENYASIESLLKIDSEEVRVIGIWGMGGIGKTTIAEVIFHKISSRYEGSSFLKNVAEESKRHGLNYICKELLSKLLREDLHIDTPKVIPSIITRRLKRKKVLIVLDDVNTSELLENLVGVGRDWLGAGSRVIVTTRDKHVIMGEVVDKIHEVKKMNFQNSLELFSLNAFGKTYPQKGYEELSKRAMGYAKGIPLALKVLGSLLRSRSENEWDSALSKLKKIPNPEIQAVFRLSYEGLDDDEKNIFLDITCFFKGQRRDRVTKILNDCNFSADIGIRSLLDKALITITSDSNCIDMHDLIREMGREVVREESMKNPGQRSRLWDPEEVIDILTNNGGTDTVEGIWLDMTQISYINLSSKAFRKMPNMRLLAFQSPKGEFERINSVYLPKGLEFLPKNLRYLGWNGYPLESLPSSFCPEKLVELSMPYSNLEKLWHGVQNLPNLERIDLHGSKHLMECPKLSHAPNLKYVSMRGCESLPYVDESICSLPKLEILNVSGCSSLKSLSSNTWPQSLRALFLVQSGLNELPPSILHIKNLNMFSFLINNGLADLPENFTDQISLSESREHKCDAFFTLHKLMTNSGFQSVKRLVFYRSLCEIPDNISLLSSLKNLCLCYCAIIRLPESIKDLPKLKVLEVGECKKLQHIPALPRSLQFFLVWNCQSLQTVLSSTIESSKRPNCVFLLPNCIKLDAHSFDAILKDAIVRIELGSKPLPATELENEDASLENEDGDFYYFQLARNGKICYCLPARSGKVRDWFHCHFTQALVTVELPPNLLGFIFYFVVSQVQSCNIGCYGSIGCECYLETSRDERKNISSFFVQENILSCLDPPFGFTEDHVFIWYDEQFCKQVIEIIKERKAINDKSTTHHPKLTFKFFVQTENNNDEVVIKECGFRWMYSFEEGGCKYKESREIHEVEPSVVQNKVKESESNEQETFPPTKEFKQCVFRTSNFEAEETEDLSCLLEELLHIGFGGDLM from the exons ATGGCTTCTACTTGTTCTTCCTCTTTTTCCGTTACCAAAAAATATGATGTTTTCATCAGCTTTAGAGGAGAGGATACTCGCGCTGACTTCACTAGCCATCTTCATGCTGCTCTGCGCAGAAACAACATCGATACATACATAGACTACAGGATCCACAAAGGAGACGAGATCTGGGTAGAAATCATGAAAGCAATCAAAGAGTCCACTCTCTTCTTGGTTATTTTCTCAGAGAACTATGCGTCTTCTAGTTGGTGCTTGAATGAACTCATCCAACTAATGGAATACAAGAAACATGAAGATGTTGATGTTATTCCGGTGTTCTACAAAATAGATCCATCTGAGGTACGCAAACAAAGTGGGAGTTATCACATGGCATTCGCAAAACACGAGAAGGATAGAAAGGTGACGGAGGACAAGATGCAAAAGTGGAAGAACGCTCTCTATGAAGCAGCCAATTTATCAGGCTTCCTTTCTGATGCGTACAG GACTGAATCTAACATGATTGAAGACATTATCAAAGTTATTTTGCAAAAACTAAATCATAAGTACCCAAATGACTTTAGAGGCCAGTTCGTATCTGATGAAAACTATGCAAGCATTGAATCATTACTGAAAATTGATTCAGAGGAAGTTCGAGTCATTGGAATTTGGGGCATGGGAGGTATTGGTAAAACAACTATTGCTGAggttatttttcataagatttCATCTCGGTATGAAGGCAGTAGCTTCTTAAAAAATGTGGCAGAGGAATCAAAAAGGCATGGCCTAAATTACATATGCAAAGAACTTCTTTCTAAGTTACTAAGGGAAGATCTTCATATTGACACTCCTAAGGTGATACCCTCTATCATTACAAGAAGACTCAAGCGTAAGAAAGTTCTTATCGTACTGGATGATGTGAATACCTCGGAACTTCTTGAAAATTTGGTTGGAGTGGGCCGTGACTGGCTTGGAGCTGGTAGCAGAGTCATTGTGACAACCAGAGATAAGCATGTAATTATGGGTGAAGTTGTTGACAAAATTCATGAAGTCAAGAAAATGAACTTTCAAAACTCCCTGGAACTTTTCAGCTTAAATGCCTTTGGCAAAACCTATCCTCAAAAGGGGTACGAGGAATTATCAAAAAGAGCAATGGGTTATGCCAAAGGAATCCCTTTAGCTTTGAAAGTTTTGGGATCATTGCTCCGTTCTAGAAGTGAAAATGAATGGGATAGTGCACTaagtaaattaaagaaaattcccaatccagaAATTCAGGCAGTGTTCAGATTGAGTTATGAAGGATTAGATGATGAtgagaaaaacatttttcttgacataacttgtttttttaaaggGCAAAGAAGAGACCgtgtaacaaaaatattaaatgactgCAATTTTTCTGCAGACATAGGGATAAGAAGTCTTTTAGACAAAGCTCTTATCACTATTACATCAGATAGTAATTGCATAGATATGCATGATCTGATACGAGAAATGGGTAGAGAAGTTGTTCGTGAAGAATCCATGAAAAACCCTGGGCAACGCAGTAGATTGTGGGATCCTGAGGAAGTCATTGATATATTGACAAATAATGGA ggAACTGATACAGTTGAAGGAATATGGTTAGATATGActcaaatttcatatataaatttaagctCCAAAGCATTCAGAAAGATGCCAAACATGAGATTACTTGCTTTCCAATCCCCCAAAGGAGAATTTGAGAGAATTAATTCAGTGTACCTTCCAAAGGGTCTTGAATTCTTACctaaaaatttaagatatttgGGGTGGAATGGATATCCATTAGAATCTCTACCATCAAGTTTTTGCCCTGAGAAGCTTGTTGAGCTTTCTATGCCATATAGCAATCTGGAAAAACTTTGGCATGGAGTACAG AATTTGCCAAATTTAGAGAGAATTGACCTTCATGGCTCCAAGCACCTTATGGAGTGTCCAAAGTTGTCTCATGCACCAAATCTTAAATATGTAAGTATGCGTGGTTGTGAAAGCTTGCCTTATGTTGATGAATCAATTTGCTCTCTCCCGAAGCTTGAAATTTTAAATGTGAGCGGGTGCTCATCGCTTAAGAGCCTTAGCAGCAACACTTGGCCACAATCTCTTCGAGCGTTGTTTTTAGTACAATCAGGTTTGAATGAACTGCCCCCATCAATTTTGCATATCAAGAATCtcaatatgttttcttttttaattaataatggtcTTGCGGATCTTCCTGAAAACTTTACGGATCAAATCTCGCTTTCTGAGTCAAGGGAACACAAATGCGATGCTTTCTTCACCTTACATAAGTTAATGACTAACTCTGGCTTCCAGTCAGTAAAACGTCTAGTATTTTATCGAAGCTTGTGTGAAATCCCAGACAACATCTCCTTGTTATCATCATTGAAAAACTTATGCTTATGTTATTGTGCCATCATAAGGTTACCCGAAAGCATTAAGGATCTTCCAAAACTAAAAGTTCTTGAAGTTGGTGAATGCAAAAAACTTCAACATATACCTGCACTACCACGATCCCTTCAGTTCTTCCTTGTTTGGAACTGCCAATCTCTTCAGACAGTGTTAAGTTCAACAATTGAATCATCCAAAAGACCCAACTGTGTTTTCCTGCTCCCTAACTGTATAAAATTGGATGCACATTCATTTGATGCAATTTTGAAAGATGCCATTGTTAGGATTGAACTTGGATCAAAACCATTGCCAGCAACAGAATTAGAAAATGAGGATGCATCCTTGGAGAATGAGGAtggtgatttttattattttcaattagcAAGAAATGGTAAGATTTGCTACTGTTTACCAGCTAGAAGTGGCAAAGTTCGAGATTGGTTCCATTGCCACTTTACACAAGCTTTGGTCACTGTTGAACTTCCCCCTAATTTGCTGGGTTTTATTTTCTACTTTGTTGTTTCTCAAGTCCAATCATGCAACATTGGTTGCTATGGAAGTATTGGATGTGAATGCTACTTGGAGACTAGCCGGGATGAAAGGAAGAATATATCAAGTTTCTTTGTACAAGAAAATATCTTGTCATGTCTCGATCCTCCGTTTGGATTTACGGAAGATCACGTATTTATATGGTATGATGAACAATTTTGCAAGCaggtaattgaaataattaaagagAGGAAAGCCATTAATGATAAGAGCACCACTCATCATCCAAAGCTTacatttaaattctttgttcaAACCGAAAATAACAACGATGAAGTGGTTATAAAAGAGTGTGGGTTTCGTTGGATGTATTCCTTTGAAGAAGGAGGATGCAAATACAAGGAAAGCAGGGAAATTCATGAAGTAGAACCCAGTGTTGTCCAAAATAAAGTCAAGGAATCTGAGTCTAATGAGCAAGAAACATTTCCTCCAACAAAAGAATTTAAGCAATGTGTCTTCAGAACTTCAAACTTTGAAGCAGAAGAAACAGAAGACCTGAG TTGTCTTCTTGAAGAACTCTTGCATATTGGATTTGGTGGAGACCTCATGTAA